Proteins from a genomic interval of Paenibacillus lentus:
- a CDS encoding M20 family metallopeptidase, protein MKENLFQKLREKKNRIIEIRRYLHAHPELSFHEENTAKYIADFYTGKDCDIRKNVGGNGIVVTIDSGKPGKTVAIRADFDALPIMEETGLSFASKTPGVMHACGHDGHTAYMLILGETLIEMKDQLQGKVVILHQHAEETPPGGAIQMIKDGCLDGVDHVIGIHVMSTMETGKIYYREGNIQTGRAYFKVKINGKGGHGSSPHMANDAIVVGSYFVQAVQTIISRRLNPFDVASITIGSFDGKGSFNVIKDAVVLEGDVRVMTEDSRELVEREIRRLLNGLQEMFGITYELDYLNDYPVLYNDPELTEFVVNSLKNSSISGVTGIERCEPQPPSEDFAYYAKERPSVFFYVGAMPADGKAYPHHHPKFNINEDSLLIAAEAMGAVVIDYLREDDTQNGNNSVQRLK, encoded by the coding sequence TTGAAGGAGAACTTATTTCAAAAATTACGCGAAAAGAAAAACCGAATCATCGAGATTAGACGTTATTTGCATGCGCATCCGGAGTTATCATTTCATGAAGAGAACACAGCTAAATATATTGCGGACTTTTATACCGGTAAGGATTGTGATATACGCAAAAATGTTGGCGGAAATGGCATTGTCGTTACGATCGATAGTGGCAAACCTGGAAAGACGGTAGCCATTCGTGCAGATTTTGATGCGCTTCCGATTATGGAGGAGACCGGCCTTTCATTTGCTTCGAAGACACCTGGCGTGATGCATGCCTGCGGGCATGATGGGCATACTGCTTATATGCTAATTCTCGGGGAAACATTGATCGAAATGAAGGATCAGCTTCAGGGCAAGGTTGTGATTCTGCACCAGCATGCGGAAGAAACGCCTCCAGGCGGAGCCATACAAATGATAAAGGATGGCTGTCTTGATGGCGTCGATCATGTGATCGGTATTCATGTCATGTCTACGATGGAAACGGGAAAAATATATTATCGCGAAGGGAATATACAAACCGGACGTGCTTACTTCAAAGTAAAAATCAATGGTAAAGGAGGCCATGGCTCTTCGCCACATATGGCTAATGATGCGATTGTTGTCGGCAGCTACTTCGTTCAGGCTGTACAGACCATTATTAGCCGCCGCCTGAACCCGTTTGATGTAGCATCGATCACGATCGGTTCCTTCGATGGAAAAGGGAGTTTCAATGTCATTAAAGATGCAGTTGTACTAGAAGGCGATGTACGGGTGATGACCGAGGATTCCAGAGAATTGGTCGAACGGGAAATTCGGCGACTGCTCAATGGATTGCAGGAGATGTTCGGAATTACGTATGAACTGGATTACCTGAATGATTATCCTGTACTTTACAATGATCCTGAGTTAACAGAATTCGTAGTGAATTCGCTAAAGAACAGCTCAATTTCTGGGGTGACGGGAATTGAACGGTGTGAGCCGCAACCACCATCGGAAGACTTCGCATATTATGCTAAAGAACGTCCAAGCGTATTTTTCTATGTGGGGGCGATGCCAGCAGATGGGAAAGCTTATCCTCATCATCACCCTAAGTTCAATATTAATGAGGACAGTCTGCTTATTGCAGCAGAGGCGATGGGCGCTGTAGTTATAGACTACCTAAGAGAGGACGACACACAAAATGGAAACAACTCAGTACAGAGGCTCAAATAG
- a CDS encoding DUF5819 family protein codes for MIVLHAGPINPISAKFQPQINAYVTPFFFQNWHLFAPDPVTTNFNLYLKVKYKEAEHTEIIESDWLDVVGPILKKNDETLLSPYNRMVRLGLGYVHALELGGHDELTYKLLKKISDEDKHSTRVEEKIAEQALERILCWQYLLPFIFLFLPSYLNKRLAKLLWG; via the coding sequence ATTATAGTTCTTCATGCAGGCCCAATTAACCCTATTTCTGCAAAGTTTCAGCCTCAAATTAACGCATACGTCACCCCTTTCTTCTTTCAGAATTGGCATTTGTTTGCGCCCGATCCCGTCACAACGAATTTCAATTTATATTTGAAGGTTAAATACAAAGAGGCGGAACATACTGAGATCATCGAAAGCGATTGGCTGGATGTAGTTGGCCCCATTCTAAAGAAGAACGATGAAACACTATTATCACCGTATAATCGTATGGTCAGACTAGGATTAGGGTATGTACATGCTTTGGAGTTAGGTGGACATGATGAACTTACATATAAGTTATTAAAGAAAATCAGTGACGAGGATAAACATAGTACACGTGTCGAGGAGAAAATAGCAGAGCAGGCCTTGGAGCGGATATTATGCTGGCAATACTTGCTTCCCTTTATTTTTTTATTTTTACCCTCGTACTTAAACAAACGATTGGCAAAATTATTATGGGGATAA
- a CDS encoding alpha-N-arabinofuranosidase: MANRAVLNTDLRRGTINRNIYGHFSEHLGRCIYEGIWVGEDSPIPNTNGIRNDVVQALKQIKIPVLRWPGGCFADEYHWKDGIGPKENRKRMINTHWGGVVENNHFGTHEFMMLCDMLECEPYINGNVGSGTVQEMSEWVEYLTFGGVSPMSELRQANGRKEPWKVAYFGVGNENWGCGGNMRPEYYADLYRRYQTYVRNYDDNKIHRIACGPNVDDYNWMEVLMREASRFMDSITLHYYTVPGATWEDKGPATGFETSEWFTTLEKALRMDELITKHSVIMDKYDPEKRVGLIVDEWGTWYNVEPGTNPGFLYQQNTIRDALVAGLTFNIFHKHNERVQMANIAQTVNVLQSVILTEGEKMVLTPTYHVFDMFKVHQDAERIDLELDGGNYRYDGREIPAVTASASINADGVIHISLCNTNHAEKSVVPVDIRGSKGQSFEVAGTVLSGDRIDAHNTFDAPDTVVPQPFHSFTLEGDQLTVELPPMSVTVLALTPKA; the protein is encoded by the coding sequence ATGGCAAACCGTGCAGTACTTAACACTGATTTACGTAGAGGCACTATTAACCGCAATATTTACGGTCATTTCTCCGAGCATTTGGGACGATGCATTTATGAAGGGATTTGGGTGGGCGAGGATTCCCCGATCCCGAATACGAACGGGATTAGAAACGATGTCGTGCAAGCGCTTAAGCAAATTAAAATTCCGGTGCTTCGCTGGCCTGGCGGTTGTTTTGCCGATGAATATCACTGGAAAGATGGCATCGGGCCAAAAGAAAACCGCAAAAGAATGATTAATACGCATTGGGGCGGCGTAGTAGAGAACAATCATTTCGGAACTCATGAATTTATGATGCTGTGCGATATGCTTGAATGCGAGCCGTATATTAACGGAAACGTAGGAAGCGGTACCGTCCAAGAGATGTCGGAATGGGTAGAATACTTGACCTTCGGTGGCGTGTCGCCGATGTCTGAGCTGCGTCAGGCTAACGGCCGGAAGGAACCATGGAAGGTAGCTTATTTCGGGGTTGGCAACGAGAACTGGGGCTGCGGTGGCAACATGCGCCCTGAATATTACGCGGATTTATACCGTCGTTATCAGACGTACGTCCGTAACTATGACGACAACAAAATTCACCGGATCGCCTGCGGGCCAAACGTAGACGATTATAACTGGATGGAAGTTCTGATGCGGGAAGCATCCCGGTTCATGGATTCTATTACACTGCATTACTATACGGTTCCAGGAGCTACGTGGGAGGATAAAGGGCCTGCTACGGGCTTTGAGACGAGCGAATGGTTCACGACGCTGGAAAAGGCGCTGCGCATGGATGAGCTTATTACGAAGCATAGCGTAATTATGGATAAATACGATCCAGAGAAGCGTGTAGGCTTGATTGTCGACGAATGGGGAACGTGGTACAACGTTGAACCGGGCACCAATCCGGGCTTCTTGTATCAGCAAAATACGATTCGCGATGCACTGGTAGCCGGTCTAACCTTCAACATTTTCCATAAACATAACGAGCGCGTACAGATGGCGAATATTGCCCAAACGGTGAACGTGCTGCAGTCGGTCATTTTGACCGAAGGGGAGAAGATGGTGCTTACACCTACATATCATGTGTTTGATATGTTCAAGGTACACCAGGATGCAGAGCGGATTGATCTGGAACTGGACGGCGGCAACTATCGTTATGATGGTCGGGAGATTCCAGCGGTTACCGCATCGGCGTCGATCAATGCCGACGGAGTAATTCATATCAGCCTGTGCAATACAAATCATGCCGAGAAGTCGGTTGTTCCGGTCGATATTCGCGGCTCGAAAGGCCAATCCTTCGAGGTTGCGGGAACCGTGCTTAGCGGGGACAGAATAGATGCGCACAACACGTTCGATGCTCCGGATACTGTAGTCCCTCAACCGTTCCATAGCTTTACATTGGAGGGCGACCAGCTGACGGTTGAATTGCCGCCGATGTCTGTTACTGTCCTGGCGCTAACTCCAAAGGCATAG
- a CDS encoding RDD family protein, with protein MLAILASLYFFIFTLVLKQTIGKIIMGIKVVSATSSKLSWEDVLLREIIGKFSSSILLFSGLLLIAIDPKKQSLHDKMSGMLVVWEQDNLIKGD; from the coding sequence ATGCTGGCAATACTTGCTTCCCTTTATTTTTTTATTTTTACCCTCGTACTTAAACAAACGATTGGCAAAATTATTATGGGGATAAAGGTAGTCTCAGCCACATCCAGTAAACTAAGCTGGGAGGATGTTTTGCTAAGAGAGATCATAGGAAAATTTTCTTCATCCATTCTTTTGTTTTCTGGACTGCTCCTAATTGCGATAGACCCAAAAAAGCAATCTCTACATGACAAAATGTCGGGAATGCTAGTAGTATGGGAACAAGATAATCTGATCAAGGGGGATTAA
- a CDS encoding AraC family transcriptional regulator — protein MSGYLFNVEKPLNMTMTGKFTSPSPDWIHMNRVLMDYELFVQTKGSLYIADEKERYVLEEGDFLLMPPRAKQHGYQASDCSFYWLHFTPSAGGIDVQTCLTSEHEHQTGSIIIPRKGKLRSADKILVLMKQLQDAVRNYREQTLSNYMTTTILCELYNQLFRKEISPKRKLKQLQLYNDIVDYIQWHRYEPLKVSHIADYFGYNVKYLSHLFSSIAGMSLKQFIVQQKIEAASFLLTDTNQTINEIAMQLSYHDSHHFMKSFKQMTGLTPTEFRNAYANRLLFYE, from the coding sequence ATGAGTGGCTATCTATTTAACGTGGAAAAACCGCTGAATATGACCATGACAGGAAAGTTTACCTCCCCGTCGCCAGATTGGATCCATATGAACAGAGTGCTCATGGATTACGAATTATTCGTGCAAACTAAAGGTTCTTTATATATTGCAGATGAAAAAGAGCGTTACGTGCTGGAGGAAGGAGACTTCCTGTTAATGCCTCCCCGTGCTAAACAGCATGGATACCAGGCTTCGGATTGCAGCTTCTATTGGTTGCATTTCACCCCGTCCGCTGGGGGAATTGACGTACAGACTTGCCTTACGAGCGAGCATGAACACCAGACCGGCAGCATCATCATTCCCCGTAAAGGCAAACTGCGGAGCGCAGACAAAATCCTCGTCCTGATGAAGCAGCTTCAGGATGCTGTTCGCAATTATCGCGAACAGACGCTGAGTAATTATATGACAACAACAATTCTCTGCGAGCTGTACAATCAATTATTTCGCAAGGAAATCAGCCCGAAACGCAAACTGAAGCAGCTACAACTCTACAACGATATCGTCGATTATATCCAGTGGCATCGTTACGAGCCGCTTAAGGTGTCGCACATCGCCGACTATTTCGGTTACAATGTGAAATACTTGTCCCATCTATTCTCCAGCATTGCTGGAATGTCGTTGAAGCAATTTATTGTGCAGCAAAAAATAGAAGCCGCCTCCTTTCTGCTTACCGACACGAATCAAACAATTAACGAAATTGCGATGCAGCTTAGCTATCACGACAGCCACCACTTTATGAAATCGTTCAAACAAATGACTGGCCTCACCCCAACCGAATTCCGCAACGCATATGCCAATCGTTTGTTGTTTTATGAGTGA
- a CDS encoding amidohydrolase, with the protein MRNQLFSMLEARKAEMIDIRRYLHAHPELSFHEQATSEYIADFYQGKEVEIQRKWDGYGMIVTIRGGKPGKTIALRADFDALPITEQTDLPFASENPGVMHACGHDGHTAYLMVLADCLIQLKKDIPGTIKIIHQHAEETPPGGAKAIVESGLLDDVDQIFGIHLFPTSPAGTVTYRSGYAMAGRSYFKLIIRGKGGHGSSPHMANDAIVAASHFVTAVQMIVSRRLNPFETGVVTIGSFDGKGSFNVIKDSVVLEGDVRYMTKEAQQLIDQEVHRIVKGIESMFGVTAELTYTADYPPLYNDPEITANVVKYLNRSVGDYLTAVSEAGMLSGSEDFAYYLEKIPGCFFYIGCKPKNTEEVYFNHHPKFDIDEDALLVAAKSVGEVVCGYYGLE; encoded by the coding sequence ATGCGAAATCAATTATTTAGTATGCTTGAGGCCCGAAAGGCAGAAATGATTGATATTCGGAGATATCTGCATGCGCATCCCGAACTGTCTTTTCATGAACAAGCGACATCGGAATATATAGCCGACTTCTATCAAGGCAAAGAGGTGGAGATTCAAAGGAAATGGGACGGCTATGGCATGATCGTAACGATTCGCGGCGGTAAACCTGGCAAGACGATTGCGCTTCGCGCAGATTTCGATGCTTTGCCGATTACGGAGCAGACCGACCTGCCGTTTGCATCCGAGAACCCCGGTGTCATGCATGCCTGCGGTCATGATGGCCATACCGCCTATTTGATGGTGCTCGCAGATTGTCTCATTCAACTGAAGAAGGATATTCCCGGGACGATCAAGATCATCCATCAGCATGCGGAAGAGACTCCTCCAGGTGGAGCCAAGGCCATCGTGGAATCAGGTCTGCTGGACGATGTGGATCAAATCTTCGGCATTCATTTATTTCCAACCTCACCGGCAGGAACAGTTACTTATCGCAGCGGTTATGCGATGGCGGGAAGAAGTTACTTCAAACTGATCATTCGTGGCAAAGGCGGTCATGGGTCTTCCCCGCATATGGCAAATGACGCGATTGTCGCGGCTAGTCATTTCGTTACTGCTGTCCAGATGATTGTGAGTCGACGATTAAACCCGTTTGAGACCGGGGTAGTCACAATTGGCTCTTTTGACGGAAAAGGAAGCTTTAATGTCATCAAGGATTCGGTTGTGCTGGAAGGCGATGTTCGTTACATGACGAAAGAGGCGCAACAACTGATCGATCAGGAGGTTCACCGGATCGTGAAGGGGATCGAGAGTATGTTCGGCGTAACGGCAGAGCTGACTTATACGGCGGATTATCCTCCGTTATACAATGATCCTGAAATCACCGCTAATGTAGTCAAGTATCTCAACCGGAGCGTAGGCGATTATCTGACTGCCGTTTCAGAAGCGGGTATGCTGTCTGGATCGGAAGATTTCGCTTATTATCTGGAAAAAATTCCGGGCTGCTTCTTCTATATTGGCTGCAAGCCTAAAAATACGGAAGAAGTCTACTTCAATCATCATCCGAAATTCGATATTGATGAAGATGCGCTGCTGGTCGCTGCCAAATCTGTCGGCGAAGTCGTGTGCGGATATTACGGTCTGGAGTAG
- a CDS encoding XRE family transcriptional regulator, with translation MTNEPMIRSVIEQELERGGYSLSSFASRSGINRGTLSAILNGNPPKPIAISQLDLITEALEYPKGYYYPLYVDECVDSDQPNRRRLKAFLLRCAEVGQIECIQEVLNRIVENLNYIPMIFDIGEELYEKGLREESRLFYNVVIESEKYQHSERLAISHYRIFRLSLGDDTEANLIAATRFELYRTRLPEDFQLDGLLHLINVYLTLQKYEQAEIYTDELRRLAKSVYKNYERAYYQSKDFQFRVERHLIVYYGQGYLLKGVALQFQRRFEEVPKYIAGYADLSWFVGLDELGKQMVEKYKLFAKLNIYNLKVLSGDQSVITEYIELVKDHPYEILPSLRAIVESANMYGYFVDDLLEEFDVGTKLYDQFGNYYNTEVSRNRYLRLNYHLSVYYFRKEDHLEGIKKTLYTLKYAISLSSKDYFMKIVPLFERYRSYATDEQLKEYETLLKGVLKDAEMDYGINSRC, from the coding sequence ATGACGAATGAACCCATGATTCGTTCTGTAATTGAACAGGAACTTGAGCGTGGTGGTTACTCTTTGAGCAGTTTTGCCAGCCGCTCAGGAATTAATCGCGGGACACTCAGCGCCATTCTTAATGGAAACCCTCCCAAGCCAATCGCCATAAGTCAGCTAGATTTAATAACGGAAGCTTTAGAGTACCCTAAAGGCTACTATTATCCGTTGTATGTCGATGAATGCGTAGATTCAGATCAACCGAACCGGCGAAGACTCAAGGCTTTTTTACTGCGTTGCGCGGAAGTTGGACAGATTGAGTGTATTCAAGAGGTGTTGAATCGCATTGTAGAAAATTTGAACTATATTCCGATGATCTTCGATATTGGCGAGGAGCTATACGAGAAAGGGCTGCGTGAGGAATCCCGGCTATTTTACAATGTAGTGATCGAGAGCGAGAAGTATCAGCATTCCGAGCGGTTAGCCATCAGTCATTATCGAATTTTTCGGTTATCGCTGGGAGATGATACGGAGGCTAATTTGATCGCGGCTACGCGTTTTGAGCTTTATCGAACCCGTTTGCCAGAGGATTTTCAGTTGGACGGGCTACTACACCTGATAAATGTTTATTTAACATTACAGAAATATGAGCAAGCTGAAATATATACAGATGAATTAAGGAGGCTTGCTAAGTCGGTATATAAAAATTATGAGAGAGCGTATTATCAGTCCAAGGATTTTCAATTTAGAGTAGAGAGGCATCTTATAGTTTATTATGGGCAAGGATATTTGCTCAAAGGTGTTGCATTACAATTTCAAAGAAGATTCGAAGAAGTACCGAAGTACATAGCAGGTTATGCTGATTTAAGTTGGTTTGTTGGGCTGGATGAATTGGGGAAGCAGATGGTAGAGAAATATAAATTGTTTGCTAAATTGAATATTTATAACTTGAAAGTATTAAGTGGAGATCAATCTGTAATTACTGAATATATTGAATTAGTTAAAGATCACCCGTATGAAATATTGCCTAGTTTACGGGCTATCGTTGAATCTGCTAATATGTATGGTTATTTTGTAGATGATTTACTTGAAGAGTTCGATGTAGGTACGAAATTATATGATCAGTTTGGTAATTATTATAATACAGAAGTAAGTAGGAATAGATACTTAAGATTAAATTACCACTTATCAGTGTATTACTTTAGAAAAGAGGATCATCTAGAAGGAATAAAGAAAACTTTATATACGCTAAAATATGCAATTTCTCTTAGTAGTAAGGATTATTTTATGAAGATAGTACCCCTATTTGAGCGGTATAGATCTTATGCTACCGACGAACAGCTTAAAGAATACGAAACCTTACTAAAGGGGGTGTTAAAAGATGCGGAGATGGATTATGGCATTAATTCTCGTTGTTAG
- a CDS encoding MFS transporter, which translates to METTQYRGSNRLIIGIVFGVITFWLFAQSMVNVVPAVQADLGIPLDIINIAISLTALFSGIFIVVAGGMADKYGRMKLTYIGMVLSIIGSLCLVFAQGSILLIIGRIIQGMSGACIMPATMAIVKAYYEGADRQRALSYWSIGSWGGSGVCSFAGGAIATYLGWRWIFIFSIVIAILGIFLMKGTPESKFEQSGSSKFDTSGLLAFIVAMVSLNLIITQGASFGWTSVITIALMVGFLLFTYIFFRIETHKAGKGFFDFSLFKNKAYSGATISNFLLNAVAGTLVVTNTYIQIGRGFTAFTTGMLSLGYLVSVLAMIRVGEKILQRIGARKPMLIGTLITGVGIALAACTFIPGFLYSIVVFVGFALFGIGLGMYATPSTDTAVTNAPSDKVGIASGIYKMASSLGGAFGVAISAAVYGAIAATGNLELAVSTGLLVNVAFCVLSIFAVLAMIPGGMRAEEQKKPRIAKPQKV; encoded by the coding sequence ATGGAAACAACTCAGTACAGAGGCTCAAATAGGCTAATCATCGGGATTGTATTTGGTGTAATTACATTCTGGCTATTTGCTCAATCTATGGTTAATGTTGTACCAGCTGTTCAGGCTGATCTAGGGATTCCCCTTGATATCATCAATATCGCGATCAGTTTGACCGCATTATTCTCAGGAATTTTTATCGTTGTTGCCGGAGGAATGGCGGACAAGTATGGGCGTATGAAGTTGACTTATATCGGAATGGTGCTTAGCATCATTGGCTCATTATGCCTTGTATTTGCTCAGGGCTCCATTCTGTTGATTATTGGTCGTATCATTCAAGGGATGTCTGGCGCGTGTATTATGCCGGCTACGATGGCTATCGTTAAAGCCTACTATGAGGGAGCGGATCGTCAGCGGGCGCTAAGCTATTGGTCCATCGGGTCTTGGGGTGGCTCGGGCGTATGTTCGTTTGCCGGGGGGGCAATTGCTACCTATTTGGGATGGCGTTGGATTTTTATTTTTTCTATTGTGATTGCCATACTTGGGATATTCCTCATGAAAGGGACCCCCGAGAGCAAGTTTGAACAAAGCGGCAGCTCCAAATTCGACACTAGTGGTCTGCTGGCCTTCATCGTTGCCATGGTCTCTTTGAATCTGATCATTACACAAGGTGCTTCGTTTGGATGGACTAGTGTGATCACGATAGCTTTAATGGTTGGTTTTTTGCTGTTCACCTATATTTTCTTCAGGATTGAAACGCATAAAGCTGGTAAGGGCTTTTTCGATTTCTCACTGTTTAAGAATAAAGCCTATTCCGGTGCAACGATCTCTAATTTCCTGTTGAACGCGGTGGCTGGTACGCTTGTTGTTACCAATACGTATATTCAGATCGGCCGGGGTTTTACTGCTTTTACTACCGGGATGCTATCCCTCGGATATTTGGTGAGTGTATTGGCTATGATTCGGGTCGGGGAGAAGATTTTGCAGAGAATTGGCGCTCGTAAACCGATGCTGATTGGCACGCTGATCACAGGGGTCGGGATCGCCTTGGCCGCTTGTACATTTATACCAGGATTCCTCTATTCCATTGTGGTGTTTGTCGGTTTTGCGCTATTCGGGATCGGTCTTGGTATGTATGCCACGCCATCGACCGATACAGCTGTAACTAATGCACCTTCTGATAAAGTTGGGATCGCGTCGGGGATCTACAAGATGGCCAGCTCCCTGGGCGGGGCCTTTGGCGTAGCGATTTCCGCAGCTGTGTACGGAGCCATTGCGGCTACGGGCAACCTCGAATTGGCAGTATCTACAGGTTTACTTGTCAATGTTGCTTTCTGCGTACTGTCCATATTTGCTGTTCTGGCTATGATTCCTGGTGGCATGAGAGCAGAGGAGCAAAAGAAGCCGAGAATCGCTAAACCACAAAAAGTTTAA
- a CDS encoding glycoside hydrolase family 127 protein, with amino-acid sequence METMVRNGVLKDFRLQQVVLTGDYHVNAFAKELQYLQSYDVDRLLAGFRENRGLEPKAQKYPGWEDTEIRGHTLGHFLTACSQAYENTQDAALLEKLEYMMSELAACQFESGYLSAFPEQLIDNIEMRQPAWVPWYTMHKIIAGLISVYHATGSQTAYDTVVKLGDWVASRTSRWSDELQATVLAVEYGGMNDCLYDLYKISGDAKHLEAAHKFDELPLFEAIQQGRDILRGKHANTTIPKFLGALNRYLVLGESERFYLEAAQSFWDMVVYHHSYITGGNSESEHFGEPDILNSKRSDITCETCNSYNMLKLTRELFKLTGDVKYSDFYERNYVNAILSSQHPETGMTMYFQPMATGYFKIYSSPFEHFWCCTGTGMESFTKLNDSIYFHAGSTLYINQYMSSKLNWLEQGVKLTQRAVIPETDEVTLAFEIADGGRKRLDLHLRIPYWVAGQIELKLNGEGIPWKSEQQYIVIDREWSHGDVLTMKLPMKIFVSRLPDNENVVGFQYGPVVLSAGLGTEDMTQAATGIMVSVPTRKMLVKDFIIPREMTPEEWLSSIEDHLVRRGHELVFELRNTDEDERLVFTPHYKQHRERYGIYWNIVAADSDELKQHLERGRQEQLIREATIDSVQVGNDQYELEHGIKGEETFGGAWDGLNGRVAHVGGWFSYKLAVNPQVDNLLQVTYFSINHDRVMNIYANGELLASERTPVERKREFFTKQYPIPAEFLQGKREMEFKFVPEGDLNGIYGVLRTMKPIEE; translated from the coding sequence ATGGAGACGATGGTGCGTAATGGCGTACTGAAGGATTTTAGGTTGCAACAGGTCGTTTTGACTGGGGATTATCATGTTAATGCTTTTGCTAAAGAGCTGCAATATTTGCAAAGCTATGATGTAGACCGGCTGCTGGCCGGCTTCCGGGAGAACCGGGGCCTAGAGCCGAAGGCGCAGAAATATCCTGGCTGGGAGGATACCGAAATTCGCGGGCATACGCTAGGCCATTTCCTGACGGCATGCTCGCAAGCCTATGAAAATACACAAGATGCGGCCCTGCTGGAGAAGTTGGAATATATGATGTCCGAGCTGGCGGCATGTCAATTCGAGAGTGGATATTTGTCGGCTTTTCCCGAGCAGCTAATCGATAACATTGAGATGAGGCAGCCGGCCTGGGTGCCATGGTACACGATGCATAAGATTATTGCCGGATTGATCTCCGTTTATCATGCGACAGGCTCTCAAACGGCTTACGATACGGTGGTGAAGCTTGGGGATTGGGTCGCCTCGCGGACATCCCGCTGGAGCGATGAGCTTCAGGCTACCGTACTTGCCGTGGAATACGGGGGGATGAACGATTGCCTTTATGATCTGTATAAAATATCCGGAGATGCGAAGCATCTGGAAGCAGCCCATAAATTTGACGAGCTTCCGTTATTCGAAGCGATTCAACAGGGCCGGGATATTCTGAGAGGCAAGCATGCCAATACGACGATTCCTAAGTTCCTGGGGGCGCTAAATCGTTACCTGGTGCTGGGGGAAAGCGAGCGTTTTTATTTGGAAGCTGCGCAAAGCTTTTGGGACATGGTGGTGTACCATCACAGCTACATTACCGGCGGCAACAGCGAGTCCGAGCATTTTGGCGAACCGGACATTCTGAACAGCAAGCGCTCTGATATTACCTGCGAGACGTGCAACAGCTACAATATGCTGAAGCTGACGCGGGAGCTGTTTAAATTGACAGGCGATGTAAAATACAGCGATTTCTATGAGCGGAATTATGTGAATGCGATTTTGTCCTCGCAGCACCCGGAAACGGGAATGACGATGTATTTTCAACCGATGGCGACCGGGTATTTCAAAATATACAGTTCGCCCTTTGAGCATTTCTGGTGCTGCACGGGTACAGGCATGGAGAGCTTTACGAAGCTCAATGACAGCATTTATTTCCATGCGGGGAGCACGCTTTACATCAATCAATACATGAGCTCTAAATTGAATTGGTTGGAGCAGGGGGTAAAGCTTACGCAGCGTGCGGTGATTCCTGAAACGGATGAGGTTACGCTGGCGTTCGAAATCGCGGATGGTGGCAGGAAGCGGCTTGATTTGCATTTGCGAATTCCTTATTGGGTTGCTGGTCAGATTGAGCTGAAGTTGAACGGAGAGGGGATTCCATGGAAGTCCGAGCAGCAGTATATCGTTATCGATCGGGAATGGAGCCATGGAGATGTGCTGACGATGAAGCTCCCTATGAAAATATTTGTCTCCCGGCTGCCGGATAATGAGAATGTCGTCGGATTCCAATATGGGCCTGTGGTGCTTAGCGCGGGATTGGGAACGGAGGATATGACGCAGGCGGCTACCGGAATCATGGTGAGCGTGCCCACACGGAAAATGCTCGTCAAAGACTTCATTATTCCCAGGGAAATGACGCCGGAGGAGTGGCTGAGCAGCATTGAGGACCATCTTGTAAGACGAGGACATGAGCTCGTGTTCGAGTTGCGAAACACGGACGAAGACGAACGGCTGGTGTTTACGCCGCATTACAAGCAGCATCGCGAGCGGTATGGCATCTACTGGAACATCGTGGCTGCGGATTCCGATGAACTGAAGCAGCACTTGGAGCGGGGGCGGCAGGAGCAGCTTATTAGAGAGGCGACGATCGATAGCGTACAGGTCGGAAATGATCAATATGAGCTGGAGCACGGGATTAAAGGAGAAGAGACCTTTGGCGGTGCCTGGGATGGCCTGAATGGCCGGGTGGCTCATGTCGGAGGCTGGTTCAGCTACAAACTGGCCGTTAATCCGCAAGTAGACAATCTGCTGCAGGTAACGTATTTTTCCATTAATCATGATCGGGTAATGAATATTTACGCTAATGGCGAACTGCTAGCCAGCGAGAGAACACCGGTTGAGCGCAAACGTGAATTTTTCACCAAGCAGTATCCGATCCCAGCCGAGTTTCTTCAAGGAAAGCGGGAGATGGAGTTCAAGTTCGTCCCGGAAGGTGATCTGAACGGCATTTACGGTGTGCTTCGAACGATGAAACCAATTGAGGAATAG